Proteins encoded in a region of the Anopheles ziemanni chromosome 2, idAnoZiCoDA_A2_x.2, whole genome shotgun sequence genome:
- the LOC131293255 gene encoding succinate dehydrogenase [ubiquinone] cytochrome b small subunit, mitochondrial-like, whose amino-acid sequence MACYILRRSFGKAGRIPQRLENVARYVSVSAVRNSTNGKNYATLWTAERALSLALLGIVPVGLLFPSQVGDTLMAVSIVMHQHWGLEAIVMDYVRPIMFGTTIPKLAHGLLLVISATTLGGLFYFNHKDIGIAGCVRKI is encoded by the exons ATGGCTTGTTACATTCTTCGTCGTTCGTTTGGCAAAGCAG GCCGCATACCTCAACGGTTGGAAAACGTTGCGCGGTATGTTTCTGTTTCTGCAGTACGAAATTCGACAAATGGCAAAAATTATGCTACGCTGTGGACTGCGGAGCGCGCACTTTCTTTAGCCTTGCTCGGAATTGTTCCAGTTGGTCTCCTGTTTCCTTCCCAGGTCGGTGATACGTTGATGGCCGTAAGCATTGTTATGCATCAGCATTG GGGTCTGGAAGCGATCGTGATGGACTATGTCCGTCCAATTATGTTCGGCACTACGATCCCCAAGCTGGCACACGGTTTACTCCTAGTAATTTCCGCTACCACCCTTGGAGGATTGTTCTACTTCAATCACAAAGATATTGGGATCGCCGGATGTGTACGAAAAATATGA
- the LOC131281104 gene encoding mitochondrial inner membrane protease ATP23 homolog: MASKSANDDPGNSSQTRTPPIPNAVIDRSDREGDGKQWGYDLYPERRGEKFKPSWGRVLLGMEGTENLDKIKCERNVYACVKKSPMVKLMMGALKSSGCEIDIRRHIACEVCDTSVSGGYDPVLNQVVVCQNIARNEGIVQGVLTHEMIHMFDYCNNNLDFKNIDHLACTEIRAANLTHCSFLSACTQGDASPFKIKQAHADCVKTKALHSVLAVRKVTPEEAIAAVERVFPKCYNDLEPIGRRIRRNSKDMYKAYMEGPMYGYDVD, translated from the exons ATGGCTTCCAAGAGTGCAAACGACGACCCCGGAAACTCCTCACAAACGCGGACACCACCGATACCTAATGCCGTGATCGATAGAAGCGATCGCGAAGGGGATGGCAAACAGTGGGGTTACGATCTGTACCCGGAGCGGCGTGGTGAAAAATTTAAGCCCAGTTGGGGTCGCGTATTGCTCGGAATGGAAGGAACGGAAAACCTGGATAAAATCAAATGCGAACGCAATGTGTATGCTTGCGTGAAGAAAAGTCCGATGGTGAAGCTCATGATGGGTGCATTGAAGAGCTCCGGATG CGAAATTGATATCCGGCGCCATATAGCGTGTGAGGTTTGCGACACGTCCGTCAGCGGAGGGTACGATCCAGTGCTTAATCAGGTTGTTGTTTGCCAGAACATTGCCCGCAACGAGGGCATCGTGCAGGGGGTGTTGACGCACGAAATGATCCACATGTTCGACTATTGTAACAACAATTTGGACTTTAAGAACATCGATCATCTGGCGTGCACGGAAATCCGGGCAGCCAATCTAACCCATTGTTCGTTCTTAAGCGCTTGTACGCAAGGCGATGCTTCTCCTTTTAAAATAAAGCAAGCACATGCG GATTGTGTGAAAACCAAAGCCCTACATTCAGTGCTGGCCGTTCGTAAGGTTACCCCGGAAGAAGCAATTGCGGCTGTAGAGCGTGTTTTTCCAAAGTGTTACAACGATCTTGAACCGATAGGCCGAAGGATACGAAGGAATTCGAAAGACATGTACAAGGCGTATATGGAAGGCCCCATGTACGGATATGACGTGGACTAA